A region from the Sorex araneus isolate mSorAra2 chromosome 6, mSorAra2.pri, whole genome shotgun sequence genome encodes:
- the TMEM151A gene encoding transmembrane protein 151A gives MPEGGGGDGGEAPGLVPDCEPLREEQRPLKQSLGGSLCRESHWKCLLLTLLIHACGAVVAWCRLATVPRLVLGPEAALARGAGGPPPTYPASPCSDGYLYIPLAFVSLLYLLYLAECWHCHVRACQAPRTDAHTVLALIRRLQQAPPCVWWKATSYHYVRRTRQVTRYRNGDAYTTTQVYHERADSRTVRGEFDYSAHGVRDVSKELVGLAEHAATRLRFTKCFSFGSAEAEASYLTQRARFFGANEGLDDYLEAREGLHLKDVDFRDSLMVFADPRRPPWYARAWVFWLVSAATLSWPLRVVAAYGTAHVHYQVEKLFGAGSPPPGAGPSGPPLSRVATVDFTELEWHICSNRQLVPSYSEAVVMGASTGAYLRGCQRCRRSLSSNSLPPARPSAPRLPFSRSRLSLGAGGRATPGVFRSLSGGPLGRRGEDTEPLESPPCYEEALYFPVLIVHGDSGCRGDGQGAL, from the exons ATGCCcgagggcggcggcggcgacggcggggAGGCGCCCGGGCTCGTCCCGGACTGCGAGCCGCTGCGGGAGGAG CAGCGGCCCCTGAAACAGTCCCTCGGAGGCTCCCTCTGCCGGGAGTCGCACTGGAAGTGTCTGCTCCTCACGCTGCTCATCCACGCCTGCGGCGCCGTGGTGGCCTGGTGTCGCCTGGCCACCGTGCCACGGCTGGTCCTCGGGCCCGAGGCCGCGCTggcccgcggggcggggggcccgcCGCCCACCTACCCCGCTAGCCCCTGCTCGGACGGCTACCTGTACATCCCGCTGGCCTTCGTCTCTCTGCTCTACCTCCTGTACCTGGCCGAGTGCTGGCACTGCCACGTGCGCGCGTGCCAGGCGCCGCGCACTGACGCGCACACGGTGCTGGCGCTGATCCGCCGGCTGCAGCAGGCGCCGCCGTGCGTGTGGTGGAAGGCCACCAGCTACCACTACGTGCGCCGCACCCGCCAGGTCACGCGCTACCGGAACGGCGACGCCTACACCACCACGCAGGTGTACCACGAGCGCGCCGACAGCCGCACGGTGCGCGGCGAGTTCGACTACTCGGCGCACGGCGTGCGCGACGTGTCCAAGGAGCTGGTGGGGCTGGCGGAGCACGCGGCCACGCGGCTGCGCTTCACCAAGTGCTTCAGCTTCGGCAGCGCTGAGGCCGAGGCGTCGTACCTGACGCAGCGTGCGCGCTTCTTCGGCGCCAACGAGGGCCTGGACGACTACCTGGAGGCGCGCGAGGGCCTGCACCTCAAGGACGTGGACTTCCGCGACTCGCTCATGGTGTTCGCAGACCCGCGCCGCCCGCCGTGGTACGCGCGCGCCTGGGTCTTCTGGCTGGTGTCGGCCGCCACGCTGTCGTGGCCGCTGCGCGTCGTGGCCGCCTACGGCACCGCCCACGTGCACTACCAGGTGGAGAAGCTGTTCGGCGCCGGCTCCCCGCCGCCCGGCGCGGGGCCCAGCGGGCCGCCCCTGTCTCGCGTGGCCACGGTGGACTTCACCGAGCTCGAGTGGCACATCTGCTCCAACCGCCAGCTGGTGCCCAGCTACTCCGAGGCCGTGGTCATGGGCGCCAGCACGGGCGCCTACCTGCGCGGCTGCCAGCGCTGCCGCCGCTCGCTCAGCAGCAACTCTCTGCCCCCCGCGCGGCCCAGCGCGCCCCGCCTGCCCTTCAGCCGCAGCCGCCTGTCGctgggcgcggggggccgggccaCCCCGGGCGTCTTCCGCAGCCTGAGCGGGGGCCCCCTGGGGCGCCGCGGGGAGGACACGGAGCCCCTGGAAAGCCCCCCGTGCTACGAGGAGGCCCTGTACTTCCCCGTGCTCATCGTGCACGGGGACAGCGGGTGCCGGGGGGACGGGCAGGGCGCGCTCTGA
- the CNIH2 gene encoding protein cornichon homolog 2 has product MAFTFAAFCYMLTLVLCASLIFFVIWHIIAFDELRTDFKNPIDQGNPARARERLKNIERICCLLRKLVVPEYSIHGLFCLMFLCAAEWVTLGLNIPLLFYHLWRYFHRPADGSEVMYDAVSIMNADILNYCQKESWCKLAFYLLSFFYYLYSMVYTLVSF; this is encoded by the exons ATGGCGTTCACCTTCGCCGCGTTCTGCTACATGCTCACCCTGGTGCTGTGCGCCTCCCTCATCTTCTTTGTCATCTGGCAC atcATAGCCTTTGACGAGCTGCGGACCGACTTCAAGAACCCCATCGACCAGGGGAACCCAGCGCGGGCA CGCGAGCGTTTGAAAAACATCGAACGCATTTGCTGCCTCCTGAGGAAG CTGGTGGTTCCAGAATATTCCATCCATGGCCTCTTCTGCTTGATGTTCCTCTGCGCCGCTGAGTGGGTGACCCTGGGCCTCAACATCCCCCTCCTGTTCTACCACCTGTGGAG GTACTTCCACCGCCCCGCGGACGGCTCTGAGGTCATGTATGACGCAGTCTCCATCATGAACGCGGACATCCTCAACTACTGCCAGAAGGAGTCCTGGTGCAAACTCGCCTTCTACCTGCTCTCCTTCTTCTATTACCTGTACAG TATGGTTTATACGTTGGTGAGTTTCTAA
- the YIF1A gene encoding protein YIF1A, with protein MAYHSGYGAHGSKHRARVAPDPPPLFDDTSSGYSSQPGGFPPPGAEVAFNVNHLLGDPMANMAMTYGSSIASQGKDMVHKELNRFVSVNKLKYFFAVDTAYVAKKLGLLVFPYTHQDWEVRYSRDVPLTPSQDLNAPDLYIPTMAFITYVLLAGMALGLQKRFSPEVLGLCASTALVWIVMEVLALLLGVYLATVRSDLSTFHLLAYCGYKYVGMIVSVLTGLLFGSDGYYVALAWTSSALMYFIVRSLRTAALGPDSMGGPAPRQRLHLYLTLGAAAFQPLIIYWLTFHLVR; from the exons ATGGCTTATCACTCGGGCTACGGAGCCCACG GCTCCAAACACAGGGCCCGAGTGGCTCCAGACCCACCTCCCCTCTTTGATGACACGAGCAGTGGTTACTCCAGCCAGCCCGGGGGATTCCCGCCCCCAGGAGCCGAGGTGGCCTTCAACGTCAACCATTTGCTTGGGGATCCAATGGCCAACATGGCTATGACCTATGGCAGCTCCATCGCATCGCAAGGGAAGGACATGGTGCACAAGGAG CTCAACCGTTTCGTGTCGGTGAACAAACTCAAGTATTTTTTTGCGGTGGACACAGCCTACGTGGCCAAGAAGCTGGGGCTGCTGGTCTTCCCCTACACGCACCAG gactggGAAGTGCGCTACAGCCGGGATGTGCCTCTGACCCCGAGCCAGGACCTCAACGCCCCGGACCTCTATATCCCAA CAATGGCCTTCATCACCTACGTCCTGCTGGCCGGCATGGCCCTGGGCCTTCAGAAAAG GTTCTCTCCAGAGGTGCTGGGCCTGTGTGCGAGCACGGCGCTGGTGTGGATCGTGATGGAGGTGCTGGCCCTGCTCCTGGGCGTCTACCTGGCCACCGTGCGCAGCGACCTGAGCACCTTCCACCTGCTGGCCTACTGCGGCTACAAATACGTGGg GATGATCGTCAGCGTGCTCACGGGGCTGCTCTTCGGCAGCGACGGCTACTACGTGGCCCTGGCCTGGACCTCGTCAGCCCTCATGTACTTCATC GTGCGCTCCCTGCGGACAGCCGCCCTGGGCCCCGACAGCATGgggggccccgcgccccggcaGCGCCTGCACCTCTACCTGACCCTGGGCGCGGCGGCCTTCCAGCCCCTCATCATCTACTGGCTCACCTTCCACCTGGTCCGGTGA